Proteins from a single region of bacterium:
- a CDS encoding ring-cleaving dioxygenase yields MNSGGGLGGIHHVTAIAGDPQQNVDFYAGLLGLRLIKRTVNFDDPGTYHLYFGDEAGHPGTILTFFPWPGAPRGRHGAGQVTAVSFSVPPGSLAYWEERLRGRDVAFEAKESPFGESILELPDPDGLPLELVADPRAGLGRPWPGAAVPAAQAIRGFHSVSLLEHEHTGTERMLTEVMGLQCAQIVGHRRRYVFGNGGAAAYVDIVGAPDASPAVVAVGTVHHVAWRVASDDAQAAWRRRLLEARVNVTPVRDRQYFHSIYYHEPGGVLFEIATDPPGFAIDETPGTLGTTLRLPPWLEPRRAALEERLPVLRLPSGRG; encoded by the coding sequence ATGAATTCGGGCGGCGGGCTCGGCGGCATCCATCACGTCACCGCGATCGCGGGCGACCCGCAGCAGAACGTGGACTTCTACGCGGGGCTGCTCGGGCTGCGTCTCATCAAGCGGACCGTGAATTTCGACGACCCCGGCACCTATCATCTGTACTTCGGCGACGAAGCCGGCCACCCGGGCACGATCCTCACGTTCTTCCCGTGGCCGGGCGCACCGCGAGGCCGCCACGGCGCCGGGCAGGTGACCGCGGTGTCGTTCTCCGTCCCGCCCGGATCGCTCGCCTATTGGGAGGAGCGGCTCCGCGGCCGCGATGTCGCCTTCGAGGCCAAGGAGTCTCCGTTCGGCGAATCGATCCTCGAACTGCCGGATCCGGACGGGCTGCCGCTGGAACTGGTGGCGGATCCGCGCGCGGGACTCGGCCGCCCGTGGCCGGGTGCCGCGGTCCCGGCCGCGCAGGCGATCCGCGGATTTCACAGCGTTTCGTTGCTCGAGCACGAGCACACCGGCACCGAACGCATGCTGACCGAAGTCATGGGCCTGCAGTGCGCGCAGATCGTGGGCCATCGCCGGCGGTATGTTTTTGGAAACGGCGGAGCGGCGGCCTACGTGGACATCGTCGGCGCCCCGGACGCCTCGCCCGCGGTGGTGGCGGTCGGCACGGTGCACCACGTCGCGTGGCGGGTTGCGTCCGACGACGCCCAGGCGGCGTGGCGGCGACGCCTCCTGGAGGCGCGCGTCAACGTGACGCCGGTCCGCGACCGGCAGTATTTCCATTCGATCTACTACCACGAGCCGGGCGGGGTGCTGTTCGAGATCGCGACCGACCCGCCGGGGTTCGCGATCGACGAAACGCCGGGCACGCTCGGCACCACGCTGCGGCTGCCGCCGTGGCTCGAGCCTCGCCGCGCCGCCCTCGAGGAGCGTCTTCCGGTTCTACGTCTCCCCTCCGGCCGCGGGTAG
- a CDS encoding ABC transporter permease yields the protein MVKTGERRWLALAAILLYVFLLAPVVIVVIAALNAGTYLRFPPEGISLRWFQAFAHSRTMVRSFKFSVELAAIVTAIATVIGTTASLWLVRFSGRFRTAMRLLMIAPIAVPGILTGIALLIYFYAVGWGKSGGLWQLVAGHTLICIPYVVLIVSAVLVRFDRSLEEAARNLGAGPFVTFRRITLPLIKGAVISGAIFAFVTSYDEFNISLLLHGVGTVPLPIELFDYLRFSFDPTLAVAGTISIAMAVLVVLITERLVGLEALYLG from the coding sequence GTGGTCAAGACCGGCGAACGGCGCTGGCTCGCTCTCGCGGCGATCCTGCTCTACGTCTTTCTGCTCGCCCCGGTGGTGATCGTCGTGATCGCCGCGCTCAACGCGGGCACGTATCTGCGCTTTCCGCCGGAAGGGATTTCGCTGCGCTGGTTCCAGGCGTTCGCCCACAGCCGCACGATGGTACGGTCGTTCAAGTTCAGCGTCGAGCTGGCCGCGATCGTCACGGCGATCGCGACAGTGATCGGCACCACCGCGAGCCTGTGGCTGGTGCGCTTCTCCGGCCGGTTCCGGACGGCGATGCGCCTCTTGATGATCGCGCCGATCGCGGTGCCGGGCATCCTCACCGGAATCGCGCTGCTGATCTACTTCTACGCGGTCGGATGGGGAAAGTCGGGCGGGCTGTGGCAGCTCGTCGCCGGCCACACGCTCATCTGCATCCCGTACGTCGTGCTGATCGTGAGCGCCGTCCTCGTCCGGTTCGACCGCAGCCTCGAAGAGGCGGCGCGCAATCTCGGCGCGGGACCGTTCGTGACGTTCCGCCGGATCACGCTCCCGCTGATCAAGGGGGCGGTCATCTCGGGCGCGATCTTTGCGTTCGTGACGAGCTACGACGAGTTCAACATCTCGCTGTTGCTGCACGGCGTCGGCACGGTGCCGCTGCCGATCGAGCTGTTCGACTATCTCCGGTTTTCATTCGATCCGACGCTCGCCGTCGCCGGCACGATCAGCATCGCGATGGCGGTGCTGGTCGTGCTGATCACGGAGCGGCTCGTCGGCCTGGAGGCGCTGTACCTCGGGTGA
- a CDS encoding ABC transporter permease: MSTPSRHLLVAPVALLLLGFFVLPYLNLVVISTMTPSPTAAYLRVFTLANYGRIAGDAFTWGVILHTLQIGVLTTLVALAVSYPLAYHLARAGRAYKSLLMALVISPLLVGVLIRTYGWMILLQDTGLINQALQALGLHALPLMYNDLGVEIGLVHVFIPFMVLAIAGPIRAVDPEVELAARSLGAGFWRTFWRVTFPLSMPGVIAGTILVFVLTISSYVIPSLLGGFKVLTVPILVIRTITELFNWPGGSAFAILFFAITIAVLWAYLRVLGRAAHPAA, from the coding sequence GTGAGCACCCCCTCCCGGCACCTGCTGGTGGCGCCGGTCGCGCTGCTGCTCCTCGGGTTCTTCGTGCTCCCCTACCTGAATCTTGTGGTGATCAGCACGATGACGCCGAGCCCGACGGCCGCGTACTTGAGGGTGTTCACGCTCGCCAACTACGGCCGCATCGCGGGCGACGCGTTCACGTGGGGGGTGATCCTCCACACGCTGCAGATCGGCGTCCTGACGACCCTCGTTGCGCTCGCGGTTTCATACCCGCTCGCCTACCATCTCGCCCGCGCCGGCCGCGCCTACAAGAGCCTCCTCATGGCGCTCGTCATTTCCCCGCTGCTCGTCGGGGTGCTGATCCGCACGTACGGCTGGATGATCCTGCTCCAGGACACCGGCCTCATCAACCAGGCGCTGCAGGCGCTCGGGCTGCACGCGCTGCCGCTGATGTACAACGACCTCGGCGTCGAGATCGGCCTGGTCCACGTCTTCATCCCGTTCATGGTCCTCGCGATCGCCGGGCCGATCCGCGCGGTCGACCCGGAAGTCGAGCTCGCGGCGCGCTCGCTCGGGGCGGGCTTCTGGCGCACCTTCTGGCGGGTCACGTTCCCGCTGAGCATGCCGGGCGTGATCGCGGGCACGATCCTCGTCTTCGTGCTGACGATCAGCTCCTACGTCATCCCGTCGCTGCTCGGCGGCTTCAAGGTCCTGACGGTGCCGATCCTCGTGATCCGCACGATCACGGAGCTGTTCAACTGGCCGGGCGGCAGCGCGTTCGCGATCCTGTTTTTCGCGATCACGATCGCGGTGCTGTGGGCCTATCTCCGCGTGCTCGGCCGCGCGGCCCACCCGGCGGCCTGA
- a CDS encoding ABC transporter ATP-binding protein, which produces MAEIRLRGLTKRFGDVVAVDGLTLDAASGELVALLGPSGCGKTTTLRMVAGFETPTAGQILLDDRDVTGVAPERRNCGMVFQHYALFPHLTVAQNVAFGLEMRQVPRAEIARRAAEILDRVGLGGLGGRFPRQLSGGQQQRTALARALVINPSVLLLDEPLANLDAKLREEMRFYIRSLQREFGITTLYVTHDQAEALVLADRVAVMMDGVLRQFDAPEEIYHRPKSAAVAAFIGLTNLLPGRVAARTGDTVDVETPAGRIRGRGLPELAPGARAALSVRPEHIELEQAVAAPAGLQPDGPNRLRGRVAERTFLGAITDFRIDLGGGVTLRVQGRAASRLRPGDRVAVSFAEADAWAVPAGDTPLPAQAAASP; this is translated from the coding sequence TTGGCTGAGATCCGCCTCCGCGGCCTGACGAAGCGCTTCGGCGACGTCGTCGCGGTCGACGGCCTGACCCTCGACGCGGCGTCGGGCGAGCTCGTCGCGCTGCTCGGACCGTCCGGCTGCGGCAAGACGACGACCCTGCGGATGGTCGCCGGCTTCGAAACCCCGACCGCGGGGCAGATTCTGCTCGACGACCGGGATGTCACCGGCGTCGCGCCGGAGCGCCGGAACTGCGGCATGGTGTTCCAACACTACGCGCTCTTCCCGCACCTCACCGTCGCGCAGAACGTCGCGTTCGGCCTCGAGATGCGGCAGGTGCCGCGGGCGGAGATCGCGCGGCGCGCGGCCGAGATCCTCGACCGCGTCGGGCTCGGCGGCCTCGGGGGCCGCTTCCCCCGCCAGCTCTCCGGCGGGCAACAGCAGCGCACCGCCCTCGCCCGGGCCCTCGTGATCAATCCAAGCGTCCTGCTGCTCGACGAACCGCTCGCCAACCTGGACGCGAAGCTGCGCGAAGAGATGCGCTTCTATATCCGGTCGCTCCAGCGCGAGTTCGGGATCACGACGCTGTACGTCACCCACGATCAGGCCGAGGCGCTCGTGCTCGCCGACCGCGTTGCGGTGATGATGGACGGCGTGCTGCGGCAGTTCGACGCGCCGGAGGAGATCTATCACCGGCCGAAATCCGCGGCCGTCGCCGCGTTCATCGGCCTCACCAATCTGCTGCCCGGCCGGGTCGCGGCTCGCACCGGAGATACGGTGGACGTCGAGACGCCGGCCGGCCGGATCCGGGGGCGCGGGCTGCCGGAACTCGCGCCCGGGGCCCGCGCGGCGCTGAGCGTGCGGCCGGAGCATATCGAGCTCGAACAGGCGGTGGCGGCACCGGCCGGCCTCCAACCGGACGGGCCGAACCGGTTGCGGGGGCGCGTGGCCGAACGGACGTTTCTCGGAGCCATCACCGACTTCCGGATCGACCTCGGCGGAGGTGTGACCCTCCGCGTGCAGGGACGGGCCGCCTCGAGGCTTCGGCCCGGGGATCGCGTCGCGGTCTCGTTTGCCGAGGCCGACGCCTGGGCCGTTCCCGCCGGCGACACGCCCCTGCCGGCCCAGGCGGCCGCGTCTCCGTGA
- a CDS encoding extracellular solute-binding protein, translating into MSTGKLLRDPAVRATVGRWLDGTLTRRELFRGLGTLGIGAAAASAVIGAFGESGRVAAQQSFKGQTLVVTSYGGTWQQFMEDEHIPAFEALTGAKVELAIGLAKDWFAKMRAAGTKNPPYDVFVTNETYLAQLRLEGYFAPLPADKVPNLQFVPKELRQPKDVGVLGLVGPLGIAYRTDQVKNPPSSWLDLGKYGSKTCFFQIGNSGEPQHIMKLAQVLTRDYKNWKPAVDWVAKNMCAARQVDFSGTELNMMTQGEVNVGLIDSPDWALMKAKGLPVAWVLPKEGYCGMFEQDMNVTAGSKAKDLGYAFINYWLSPPIQQKWAEKFYWTPANPHVKISASVAPLIPVTQDQLGKIPRWDYVWLNTSGARDQMTDAWNRQVKSC; encoded by the coding sequence ATGAGCACCGGCAAGCTGCTGCGCGATCCCGCCGTGCGCGCGACGGTTGGGCGCTGGCTGGACGGCACTCTGACGAGGCGCGAACTATTCCGCGGACTGGGCACCCTCGGCATCGGCGCGGCCGCCGCCTCGGCGGTGATCGGCGCCTTCGGCGAGTCCGGCAGGGTGGCCGCGCAGCAGTCCTTCAAGGGCCAGACGCTCGTGGTGACGAGCTACGGCGGTACGTGGCAGCAGTTCATGGAAGACGAGCACATCCCCGCGTTCGAGGCGCTGACCGGCGCGAAAGTCGAGCTGGCGATCGGCCTCGCGAAGGACTGGTTCGCGAAGATGCGGGCCGCCGGCACGAAGAATCCGCCGTACGACGTCTTCGTCACCAACGAGACCTACCTCGCACAGCTGCGGTTGGAAGGCTACTTCGCCCCTCTGCCGGCGGACAAGGTCCCGAACCTTCAATTCGTGCCCAAAGAACTGCGCCAGCCGAAGGACGTCGGCGTGCTCGGCCTCGTCGGCCCGCTCGGCATCGCCTACCGGACGGACCAGGTGAAGAATCCGCCCTCCTCATGGCTCGACCTCGGCAAGTACGGCAGCAAGACCTGCTTCTTCCAGATCGGCAACTCCGGCGAACCGCAGCACATCATGAAGCTGGCGCAAGTCCTCACCCGCGACTACAAGAACTGGAAGCCCGCGGTCGACTGGGTCGCCAAGAACATGTGCGCCGCGCGGCAGGTGGACTTCAGCGGCACCGAGCTCAACATGATGACCCAGGGCGAGGTCAACGTCGGCCTGATCGATTCGCCGGACTGGGCGCTCATGAAGGCGAAGGGTCTGCCGGTGGCGTGGGTCCTGCCGAAGGAAGGCTACTGCGGCATGTTCGAGCAGGACATGAACGTCACCGCCGGCAGCAAGGCCAAGGACCTCGGCTACGCCTTCATCAACTACTGGCTCAGCCCGCCGATCCAGCAGAAATGGGCGGAGAAGTTCTACTGGACGCCGGCCAACCCCCACGTCAAGATCTCGGCGAGCGTCGCGCCGCTGATCCCGGTGACTCAGGACCAGCTCGGCAAGATCCCGCGGTGGGACTACGTGTGGCTGAACACGTCCGGCGCCCGCGATCAGATGACGGACGCCTGGAACCGGCAGGTGAAAAGCTGCTGA
- a CDS encoding VOC family protein → MAPLFQRIDHIGVIVADLGEQKKWLGEIFGLPVMREINLSNNTLHAAFYGVSGVDIEVIQLDDPEVRRKRLGEGGHRARIEHIAVEVRSIPEVLTTLAPLGVRTTEPEPRKIGDRLNIWTVAETTGGVSYQFIQRV, encoded by the coding sequence GTGGCACCGCTCTTTCAGCGTATCGATCACATCGGCGTGATCGTCGCCGATCTGGGCGAGCAGAAGAAGTGGCTCGGTGAGATCTTCGGACTGCCCGTGATGCGCGAGATCAACCTCAGTAACAACACGCTGCATGCCGCGTTCTACGGCGTGTCCGGCGTCGACATCGAGGTGATCCAGCTCGACGATCCCGAGGTGCGCCGCAAGCGGCTCGGCGAGGGCGGGCACCGCGCCCGGATCGAGCACATCGCGGTCGAGGTGCGGAGCATTCCGGAGGTGCTGACGACGCTCGCGCCGCTCGGGGTCCGCACGACCGAGCCGGAGCCGCGGAAAATCGGCGACCGCCTGAACATCTGGACCGTGGCCGAGACGACGGGCGGCGTCTCCTATCAGTTCATTCAGCGGGTCTAG
- a CDS encoding M20 family metallopeptidase, with amino-acid sequence MEDLDALKDRVCGEIDAARDEFVGLSRRIHQNPELGLQERQAADWLGALLREAGFSVERPIAGMETAFRAEVRGRGARPRVALIAEYDALAGLGHACGHNLICMASVGAAVALRRAVPALPGTLTVLGTPAEETMGGKIPMVEQGAFEGVDAAMMFHPSRNNWWTRGALAAQSLLVKFHGKPAHAAAMPEKGINALNALLLTYHAIDSLRQHVPSDVRIHGIITKGGDAPNVVPAYAEGDFLVRAAARSTMADVLAKVKRCAEGAAAQTGAKVEFEQGLVYAERYNNQALAALFAGNMGRIGIAGEQPPSEGGVGSSDIGNVSMACPTIHPYLKIADGVSGHTVEFREAAASPRGYEAMLAAAKGLAMTSLDVLYRPEAVKAMWDEFKATVPPGGDRPA; translated from the coding sequence ATGGAAGATCTCGACGCGCTCAAGGACCGTGTCTGCGGGGAGATCGACGCCGCGCGCGACGAGTTCGTCGGCCTCAGCCGCCGGATCCACCAGAATCCCGAGCTCGGTCTACAAGAGCGGCAGGCGGCGGACTGGCTCGGGGCGCTCCTGCGCGAGGCCGGCTTCTCGGTCGAGCGCCCGATCGCGGGCATGGAGACCGCGTTTCGGGCCGAGGTGCGGGGGCGCGGCGCCCGGCCGCGCGTCGCGCTGATCGCGGAGTACGACGCCCTGGCAGGGCTCGGCCACGCGTGCGGCCACAACCTGATCTGTATGGCCAGCGTGGGCGCCGCCGTCGCGCTGCGCCGCGCGGTGCCGGCGTTGCCGGGCACCCTGACCGTCCTCGGGACGCCGGCCGAGGAGACCATGGGCGGCAAGATCCCCATGGTCGAGCAGGGGGCGTTCGAGGGCGTCGACGCGGCGATGATGTTTCACCCGTCGAGGAACAACTGGTGGACGCGCGGCGCGCTCGCGGCCCAGTCGCTCCTCGTGAAGTTCCACGGCAAGCCCGCGCACGCGGCGGCGATGCCGGAGAAAGGCATCAACGCGCTCAACGCCCTGCTCCTCACGTACCACGCGATCGACTCGCTCCGCCAGCACGTGCCGAGCGATGTCCGCATCCACGGGATCATCACGAAGGGCGGCGATGCGCCGAACGTCGTGCCCGCCTACGCCGAAGGCGACTTCCTCGTCCGCGCGGCCGCCCGCTCGACGATGGCCGACGTGCTGGCGAAGGTGAAGCGGTGCGCCGAGGGGGCCGCGGCGCAGACGGGCGCCAAGGTGGAGTTCGAGCAGGGCCTGGTCTACGCCGAGCGCTACAACAATCAGGCGCTCGCGGCGCTGTTCGCCGGCAACATGGGCCGGATCGGGATCGCGGGGGAGCAGCCACCGAGCGAAGGCGGCGTCGGCTCGTCGGATATCGGGAACGTCAGCATGGCGTGCCCGACGATCCACCCGTACCTCAAGATCGCCGACGGCGTCTCCGGGCACACGGTCGAATTCCGGGAAGCCGCGGCGTCCCCGCGGGGCTACGAGGCGATGCTGGCCGCGGCGAAGGGCCTCGCCATGACCTCGCTCGACGTGTTGTACCGGCCCGAGGCGGTCAAGGCGATGTGGGATGAGTTCAAGGCGACGGTCCCCCCCGGCGGGGACCGGCCCGCGTAG